The following are encoded in a window of Anopheles stephensi strain Indian chromosome X, UCI_ANSTEP_V1.0, whole genome shotgun sequence genomic DNA:
- the LOC118517485 gene encoding GDP-fucose protein O-fucosyltransferase 2 — MHLHSFKLALLNQIYYSVLLLTISQIVHTSHLREICEKRDIFFEPFRCQLYELDVLDEPVTYLLYDVNPSEGFNLRRDVYIRLAVFVEYLRRQRGYRRARLVLPPWSNLVHWRSHNIDQTHLFWHHFFDLRSMKRYTNVIDMDEFFAEYERLHGPDAGVTLDAVYKLQHFDNMFEHGVFVDKFEKHVCPKSHGYDGAAPLPYFGYGNFTTEEFACLHFQGSAMLLHKLLEEYKPARAQHARYVLVLNAEIVLHDLWGNVDYWAARRSMRFAEELVEVAARFRAEFLNSSDQQDRTVRPARWTDERPHRTARGGDYLGAHIRRADFLYGRDKTTPTIQSAALQIRAKLLELGLKTVFVASDCSRMEFYNLKNYLKRFRVVRFVPEGYEQRHALKDGGIAIVDQIVCSHARYFIGTYESTFTYRIYEEREIIGFPKDLTFNTFCKSEKEMNCEKNTVWPIVYD, encoded by the exons atgcATCTGCACAGCTTTAAATTAGCGCTACTGAATCAAA TATACTactcggtgctgctgctaacCATCTCGCAAATCGTACACACCAGCCACCTTCGGGAGATATGCGAAAAGCGGGACATCTTCTTCGAACCGTTCCGGTGCCAGCTGTACGAGCTGGACGTGCTGGACGAACCGGTCACCTATCTGCTGTACGATGTGAACCCTAGCGAAGGGTTTAACCTGCGCCGGGATGTTTACATCCGGTTGGCGGTGTTTGTGGAGTACCTTCGCAGGCAGCGCGGCTACCGGCGGGCGCGGCTCGTTCTACCGCCCTGGTCGAATCTGGTGCACTGGCGCAGCCACAACATCGACCAGACGCACCTGTTCTGGCACCACTTTTTCGACCTGCGAAGCATGAAGCGCTACACGAACGTGATCGATATGGATGAATTTTTCGCAGAGTACGAACGGTTGCACGGGCCGGACGCGGGCGTTACGCTGGACGCGGTGTACAAGCTGCAGCACTTCGACAACATGTTCGAGcacggtgtgtttgtggacaAGTTCGAGAAGCACGTGTGCCCGAAAAGCCACGGTTACGATGGGGCAGCGCCACTGCCATACTTCGGGTACGGTAACTTCACCACCGAGGAGTTCGCCTGCCTACACTTTCAGGGTAGCGCGATGCTGCTGCACAAGCTGCTGGAAGAGTACAAACCGGCGCGGGCCCAACACGCCCGTTACGTGCTGGTGCTGAACGCGGAAATTGTACTGCACGATCTGTGGGGAAACGTGGACTATTGGGCGGCACGTCGTTCGATGCGCTTCGCCGAAGAGTTGGTCGAGGTGGCGGCCCGGTTTCGGGCCGAATTTCTTAACTCATccgatcaacaggatcgtacgGTTCGACCGGCGCGCTGGACGGACGAACGGCCACACCGTACGGCACGCGGCGGTGACTATCTAGGTGCGCACATACGGCGGGCAGATTTTTTGTACGGACGGGATAAGACGACACCCACCATCCAGTCGGCCGCCCTGCAGATACGGGCGAAGTTACTCGAGCTCGGCCTGAAAACGGTGTTCGTTGCGTCCGACTGTTCGCGGATGGAGTTTTACAACTTGAAAAACTATCTCAAACGGTTCCGGGTGGTACGGTTCGTGCCGGAAGGTTACGAACAGCGGCACGCACTAAAGGACGGCGGTATCGCCATAGTCGATCAGATCGTTTGCTCCCATGCACGGTACTTTATCGGCACGTACGAATCAACCTTCACGTACCGTATATACGAGGAGCGGGAAATTATCGGCTTTCCGAAGGATCTTACCTTTAATACGTTTTGCAAGAGCGAGAAGGAGATGAACTGTGAGAAAAATACGGTTTGGCCGATAGTGTACGATTAG
- the LOC118517486 gene encoding protein spindle-F yields MSTAEPNTQTASHQALQTALQTLKERCQTLQRRITVLEEENGTLRTLQAKSSNAPDHSQRDSRAVQQTELRQLRETVAELTHQKMQMAEQISMVDTENRQLWRRLSLIAKDLGDVEDGMNVGPSTALVNQQPKAPLATTAPSTTTTTTNQTGQNLIRSRTFTKHAPNPKLRERLQRDSSADEEDLLNLEDISLLNTCGFLDSSTVDLGQHADLLRVALEANPDISRCTEGLLDIKEELARQHRLMWDVYHRFKSELCNRCSTQSSETEREKLMKDVMVEVAESELAPRKPPATFYPPPLTAPKKGGQTGREEGSDALLFDKVSMNLLQEKLRASGMKKICPMCGVLYGEDTVFDEFQSHVESHFLHDGELDELSLDRAYEYTSQTVGDF; encoded by the exons ATGAGTACAGCCGAACCGAACACACAGACTGCATCGCATCAGGCGCTCCAGACAGCGCTACAAACACTCAAAGAACGTTGCCAAACGTTACAGCGTCGCATCACAGTGCTCGAGGAGGAGAATGGCACACTACGGACACTGCAGGCCAAATCGTCCAACGCACCCGACCATAGCCAGCGCGACAGTCGGGCAGTGCAGCAAACCGAGCTACGCCAGCTGCGGGAAACCGTAGCCGAACTGACCCACCAAAAGATGCAGATGGCGGAACAGATATCGATGGTGGACACAGAAAACAGACAGCTCTGGCGACGACTCTCCCTAATCGCGAAGGATCTCGGCGACGTGGAGGATGGGATGAACGTTGGCCCATCAACCGCACTGGTCAATCAGCAGCCAAAGGCACCGCTAGCAACCACAgcaccatccaccaccaccaccaccaccaatcaaACGGGCCAAAATCTGATACGTTCGCGCACGTTCACCAAACACGCACCGAACCCGAAGCTGCGCGAACGGTTACAGCGCGACAGTTCCGCGGACGAGGAGGATCTGCTGAACCTGGAAGACATTTCGCTGCTGAACACGTGCGGCTTTCTCGACTCGTCCACCGTAGATCTGGGCCAGCATGCGGACCTATTGCGGGTCGCTCTCGAAGCAAACCCGGACATTAGCCGATGTACGGAGGGGTTGCTCGATATAAAGGAGGAGCTTGCCCGGCAACATCGATTGATGTGGGATGTGTACCATAGGTTTAAATCAG AACTGTGCAATCGGTGCAGTACGCAATCGTCCGAAACCGAGCGGGAAAAGCTAATGAAGGACGTTATGGTGGAGGTAGCAGAAAGCGAACTAGCACCACGGAAACCACCCGCCACCTTTTATCCACCACCGCTGACAGCACCGAAGAAAGGTGGGCAAACGGGCCGGGAAGAAGGTTCGGACGCGTTGCTGTTCGATAAGGTCAGCATGAACTTGCTGCAGGAAAAGTTGCGCGCCAGCGGTATGAAAAAGATTTGCCCCATGTGCGGGGTACTGTACGGTGAGGACACGGTATTTGACGAGTTTCAGAGCCACGTTGAGTCACACTTTCTGCACGACGGCGAGCTGGACGAGCTGAGCCTGGACCGTGCGTACGAGTATACGTCGCAAACGGTGGGCGATTTCTGA
- the LOC118517484 gene encoding uncharacterized protein LOC118517484 isoform X2 encodes MNIYKCTDRKMQCIWKMLSSKRMFADHLEIAELGATLNTCTDIGPEPKPKLVALGAGGFLTIAAATRSWYSYGISRWQLAATATGALLLGAVAYNREGQNDMLLACVRNSTKAIYELYGYVKTLEAKMTLHAELAKIYDPLESLDDCEIFQQTVLNQSTVKQFYNIFLYMQSHCLMLLTLAIASDMQLDVVKNETNSLVTCINHLTAELKKQFALISSSQVDSFGNTVNQSQTVPSDLLSVKQQSCELTAKLSVNVQHAVRLDQTIQSIASKESWRDRLLLEETATNLVNFHSYFKTRLDECDRLIISIKKLLYTTKVQASTVYEQSAPLQFAEEDLFGKLLHEERESTPKDEFFLNIGTEEEEEKAANDYATEMYNLQLEDEQVSKRLMKNRFKPVLAQLRERLVPIKKSFKERERVALQLKGISLGDGTDSANDEAAPFVVDTDDDSECVEMAVKCEYRRSQNKYKEDRDFLASKSQFSLFANPPSVAVPLEESILE; translated from the exons ATGAATATTTACAAGTGCACGGATAGAAAAATGCAATGCATTTGGAAGATGCTATCTTCCAAGCGCATGTTCGCCGATCATCTGGAAATTGCAGAGCTGGGTGCAACACTCAACACCTGCACGGATATCGGCCCGGAACCGAAGCCAAAGCTCGTGGCGCTTGGTGCTGGGGGCTTCTTAACGATTGCTGCAGCTACCCG AAGTTGGTATTCGTACGGTATAAGCCGATGGCAGTTGGCAGCAACAGCCACGGGTGCTCTCCTGCTCGGAGCAGTGGCGTACAACAG GGAGGGTCAAAACGATATGCTTCTCGCATGTGTGCGCAACAGCACCAAAGCcatctacgagctgtacggcTACGTAAAGACATTGGAGGCGAAAATGACGTTGCACGCCGAGTTAGCCAAGATCTACGACCCGCTGGAATCGTTGGACGATTGCGAAATATTTCAGCAAACTGTTCTGAATCAAAGTACAGTAAAG CaattttacaacatttttcTCTACATGCAATCTCACTGCTTGATGCTGCTGACACTCGCCATCGCTAGCGATATGCAGCTCGACGTAGTaaagaacgaaacgaacagTCTCGTCACATGTATCAATCATCTCACCGCAGAGCTGAAAAAGCAGTTTGCACTGATCTCTTCATCGCAGGTAGATAGTTTCGGCAATACGGTCAACCAAAGCCAGACCGTTCCGAGCGATCTGCTCTCCGTGAAGCAGCAGTCATGCGAGCTGACGGCGAAACTGTCGGTGAACGTTCAGCACGCTGTACGGTTGGATCAAACGATTCAATCCATTGCAAGCAAAGAATCGTGGCGCGATCGGTTGCTGCTCGAGGAAACAGCAACCAATCTCGTCAACTTTCATTCGTATTTCAAAACACGCCTCGATGAATGTGACCGTTTGATCATCTCGATCAAAAAGTTGCTCTACACCACGAAGGTGCAGGCCAGCACCGTGTACGAGCAAAGCGCACCCTTGCAGTTTGCGGAAGAAGATTTGTTCGGGAAGCTGCTGCACGAAGAGCGGGAAAGTACACCCAAGGATGAATTTTTCCTAAACATTGGAaccgaggaggaagaggaaaaggCAGCAAACGATTACGCGACCGAGATGTACAATCTGCAGCTGGAAGACGAGCAGGTTTCGAAGCGGTTGATGAAAAATCGATTCAAACCCGTGCTGGCACAGCTGCGCGAACGGCTCGTCCCGATTAAGAAGTCATTTAAGGAGCGCGAGCGTGTCGCGTTGCAACTGAAGGGTATTAGTTTGGGGGACGGGACAGATTCGGCCAACGACGAAGCTGCACCGTTCGTAGTGGACACGGACGATGACAGTGAGTGTGTGGAAATGGCAGTTAAGTGTGAGTACAGACGCAGCCAAAACAAGTACAAAGAAGATCGTGATTTTCTTGCTAGCAAATCTCAGTTTTCGCTCTTTGCCAACCCACCTTCCGTGGCTGTACCGCTGGAGGAAAGCATTTTGGAGTAG
- the LOC118517484 gene encoding uncharacterized protein LOC118517484 isoform X1 — MNIYKCTDRKMQCIWKMLSSKRMFADHLEIAELGATLNTCTDIGPEPKPKLVALGAGGFLTIAAATRSWYSYGISRWQLAATATGALLLGAVAYNRYCCHDNLTKVTTLLATLNAFDAGLKKMLLCINEMVYGNDRIGYMRGREGQNDMLLACVRNSTKAIYELYGYVKTLEAKMTLHAELAKIYDPLESLDDCEIFQQTVLNQSTVKQFYNIFLYMQSHCLMLLTLAIASDMQLDVVKNETNSLVTCINHLTAELKKQFALISSSQVDSFGNTVNQSQTVPSDLLSVKQQSCELTAKLSVNVQHAVRLDQTIQSIASKESWRDRLLLEETATNLVNFHSYFKTRLDECDRLIISIKKLLYTTKVQASTVYEQSAPLQFAEEDLFGKLLHEERESTPKDEFFLNIGTEEEEEKAANDYATEMYNLQLEDEQVSKRLMKNRFKPVLAQLRERLVPIKKSFKERERVALQLKGISLGDGTDSANDEAAPFVVDTDDDSECVEMAVKCEYRRSQNKYKEDRDFLASKSQFSLFANPPSVAVPLEESILE; from the exons ATGAATATTTACAAGTGCACGGATAGAAAAATGCAATGCATTTGGAAGATGCTATCTTCCAAGCGCATGTTCGCCGATCATCTGGAAATTGCAGAGCTGGGTGCAACACTCAACACCTGCACGGATATCGGCCCGGAACCGAAGCCAAAGCTCGTGGCGCTTGGTGCTGGGGGCTTCTTAACGATTGCTGCAGCTACCCG AAGTTGGTATTCGTACGGTATAAGCCGATGGCAGTTGGCAGCAACAGCCACGGGTGCTCTCCTGCTCGGAGCAGTGGCGTACAACAGGTACTGTTGCCATGACAACCTGACGAAGGTTACTACGCTTTTAGCGACGCTAAACGCGTTTGACGCTGGGTTGAAAAAGATGCTGCTGTGCATCAACGAAATGGTTTACGGTAACGACCGTATCGGCTATATGCGCGGCAG GGAGGGTCAAAACGATATGCTTCTCGCATGTGTGCGCAACAGCACCAAAGCcatctacgagctgtacggcTACGTAAAGACATTGGAGGCGAAAATGACGTTGCACGCCGAGTTAGCCAAGATCTACGACCCGCTGGAATCGTTGGACGATTGCGAAATATTTCAGCAAACTGTTCTGAATCAAAGTACAGTAAAG CaattttacaacatttttcTCTACATGCAATCTCACTGCTTGATGCTGCTGACACTCGCCATCGCTAGCGATATGCAGCTCGACGTAGTaaagaacgaaacgaacagTCTCGTCACATGTATCAATCATCTCACCGCAGAGCTGAAAAAGCAGTTTGCACTGATCTCTTCATCGCAGGTAGATAGTTTCGGCAATACGGTCAACCAAAGCCAGACCGTTCCGAGCGATCTGCTCTCCGTGAAGCAGCAGTCATGCGAGCTGACGGCGAAACTGTCGGTGAACGTTCAGCACGCTGTACGGTTGGATCAAACGATTCAATCCATTGCAAGCAAAGAATCGTGGCGCGATCGGTTGCTGCTCGAGGAAACAGCAACCAATCTCGTCAACTTTCATTCGTATTTCAAAACACGCCTCGATGAATGTGACCGTTTGATCATCTCGATCAAAAAGTTGCTCTACACCACGAAGGTGCAGGCCAGCACCGTGTACGAGCAAAGCGCACCCTTGCAGTTTGCGGAAGAAGATTTGTTCGGGAAGCTGCTGCACGAAGAGCGGGAAAGTACACCCAAGGATGAATTTTTCCTAAACATTGGAaccgaggaggaagaggaaaaggCAGCAAACGATTACGCGACCGAGATGTACAATCTGCAGCTGGAAGACGAGCAGGTTTCGAAGCGGTTGATGAAAAATCGATTCAAACCCGTGCTGGCACAGCTGCGCGAACGGCTCGTCCCGATTAAGAAGTCATTTAAGGAGCGCGAGCGTGTCGCGTTGCAACTGAAGGGTATTAGTTTGGGGGACGGGACAGATTCGGCCAACGACGAAGCTGCACCGTTCGTAGTGGACACGGACGATGACAGTGAGTGTGTGGAAATGGCAGTTAAGTGTGAGTACAGACGCAGCCAAAACAAGTACAAAGAAGATCGTGATTTTCTTGCTAGCAAATCTCAGTTTTCGCTCTTTGCCAACCCACCTTCCGTGGCTGTACCGCTGGAGGAAAGCATTTTGGAGTAG